One region of Acropora muricata isolate sample 2 unplaced genomic scaffold, ASM3666990v1 scaffold_756, whole genome shotgun sequence genomic DNA includes:
- the LOC136908212 gene encoding uncharacterized protein, with amino-acid sequence MDVIEVRAEVFQRLKERRKVTKASVRRRINDIEKLLCVIDNFDEVIAAEKVLDEAMERFYRAHGDYHQILQTVEERQMSIIYLRDQVKLYQDFKDGNPLNYHLFMKTIENSVGKFTEDWDIRLQLLIHHCTGKAREANKSCGMLNGMQGYEKAKELLKKRFGEKYLVSKAWIDKLSYGPPNKLYDSEVLNDLADDLENCEITLKVSGRLDQVNNEDRMVQILQRVPPYLRSRWLKTVQEIRVCGRDPTFTDLKKLIRTAANEKSDPVFGSILDPVFKQDRSKVRPRTRFSSTHAVHAGSTDLAISPRYRVGIGRGFVPVRWSVGLTLKPSIKCFLCNGGHKLETCGQFRAKSSEEKFKFVRDRKLCENCLSYSHFGSGCKSLRSCTIEQCTIARKHLQSLHDALVASFRSKNGEGNNERVSGPGVDQLPAELHAQQSHHAMKRNIEAFDTKPEIKALPIVPVKVKGRGKDVIVTTYALLDSGSTSSWCSESLAKRLGVVGSRVQVSLSTIETDSSPLSCRRVNLEVMGMSEVNMVELPDVLTKDKLNVSTDCVSSQDDVDRLPHLSNMKVPKVIRSDVELLIGQDVPEALEPCEVRSCRGKGPYATKTKFGWTLNGPLGRHSCFEKRYVNFIRADEELDGMFQQFMNLECSESVSDPTFALSRQDEKVLSI; translated from the coding sequence ATGGATGTGATTGAGGTGAGAGCTGAAGTGTTTCAACGACTTAAAGAGAGAAGAAAGGTTACGAAAGCGTCCGTTAGGAGAAGGATTAATGACATTGAGAAGCTTTTGTGTGTGATTGATAATTTTGACGAAGTTATTGCAGCGGAAAAGGTTCTTGATGAAGCGATGGAGAGATTCTATCGAGCACATGGGGATTATCATCAAATACTACAAACGGTTGAAGAGCGTCAGATGTCAATTATTTATCTCCGCGATCAAGTCAAGCTGTATCAAGATTTTAAGGACGGTAATCCTTTAAATTACCATCTGTTTATGAAGACCATTGAAAACAGTGTAGGAAAGTTCACCGAAGATTGGGACATACGACTTCAATTGCTGATCCATCATTGTACTGGCAAAGCGAGAGAAGCAAACAAGAGTTGTGGGATGCTTAATGGTATGCAGGGCTACGAAAAGGCAAAGGAGCTGCTAAAGAAACGATTCGGAGAGAAATACCTTGTGTCTAAGGCGTGGATTGACAAGTTATCCTATGGACCTCCAAATAAATTATATGACAGTGAAGTCCTTAATGACTTGGCTGACGACCTGGAAAACTGTGAGATTACCCTTAAGGTCTCGGGCAGGCTCGACCAAGTGAACAATGAGGACAGAATGGTTCAGATTCTTCAAAGAGTGCCGCCATATTTGCGTTCTCGTTGGCTGAAGACAGTTCAGGAGATCAGAGTTTGTGGGAGAGACCCCACCTTCACGGATCTGAAGAAGCTTATCCGCACTGCCGCTAACGAGAAGAGCGATCCAGTATTTGGTTCCATCCTGGACCCTGTTTTCAAGCAAGATCGAAGTAAAGTGAGACCGAGAACCAGATTTTCCAGTACCCACGCGGTGCATGCTGGTTCAACAGACCTCGCTATCAGCCCCAGATACAGAGTGGGTATTGGGCGTGGTTTCGTTCCGGTACGCTGGAGTGTTGGTCTCACCTTAAAGCCAAGTATCAAATGTTTCCTGTGTAATGGAGGTCACAAGTTAGAAACCTGCGGTCAATTTAGAGCTAAATCGAGTGAAGAAAAGTTCAAGTTCGTACGAGATAGAAAGCTGTGCGAAAACTGTCTCTCTTACTCTCATTTTGGAAGTGGTTGCAAGAGCCTGCGAAGCTGTACTATTGAGCAGTGCACCATTGCCCGTAAGCATTTGCAATCCTTACACGACGCCTTGGTTGCTAGTTTTCGAAGCAAAAACGGCGaaggaaacaatgaaagagTTTCTGGACCGGGTGTTGATCAACTCCCCGCCGAGTTACACGCGCAACAAAGTCATCACGCTATGAAGCGTAACATCGAAGCATTTGATACCAAGCCTGAAATCAAGGCTTTGCCTATTGTGCCGGTGAAGGTCAAGGGTCGAGGCAAGGATGTGATAGTGACGACCTATGCATTGTTGGATAGCGGTTCAACCTCCTCCTGGTGTAGTGAGAGTCTTGCTAAAAGGCTAGGTGTTGTCGGGTCGCGTGTCCAAGTTTCCTTGTCGACTATTGAGACAGACAGCAGCCCTTTATCATGTCGTCGGGTGAACTTGGAGGTTATGGGTATGAGCGAAGTTAATATGGTTGAGCTGCCAGACGTTTTGACGAAGGACAAGTTGAATGTTTCCACAGATTGCGTCTCTAGTCAAGATGACGTTGACCGATTGCCTCATCTGTCGAACATGAAAGTACCCAAAGTAATCAGGAGTGATGTGGAGCTGCTGATCGGTCAAGACGTTCCTGAGGCGCTAGAACCTTGTGAAGTACGAAGCTGTCGTGGAAAAGGCCCGTACGCTACAAAGACTAAGTTTGGTTGGACATTAAATGGTCCTCTAGGACGGCatagctgttttgaaaaacgctATGTAAACTTTATCCGTGCTGATGAAGAATTGGACGGGATGTTTCAGCAGTTTATGAATTTGGAATGCAGTGAATCAGTGTCCGATCCAACTTTTGCGTTGTCGCGCCAAGACGAAAAGGTTCTTTCCATTTAA
- the LOC136908216 gene encoding T-cell differentiation antigen CD6-like codes for MPEVELASAAGNISTDHDDPKFRVSFRTTGGFPSNGSMAIFNNGEWKDLCVANWDVVERNLVCQAQGYNGSSLGVHSKIGTNSLGNTTYSCEQLTQNCEEKINTEIKCSGIKTFLSPQVPVRLSGVDGVNYAGRVEVFYQGKWGKICRDEWDIDDVKVVCRQLGFQTALAEFLGMDTKDENISVAMSNVACTGQESVLASCKRRDGNHRCFNKIGAQAFCEPSKWKTANG; via the exons aatttcgtGTAAGTTTTCGCACGACAGGAGGTTTTCCCTCCAATGGATCCATGGCAATTTTCAACAATGGCGAATGGAAAGACCTCTGCGTTGCGAATTGGGATGTCGTTGAGAGAAATTTAGTTTGCCAAGCACAGGGATACAACGGATCCAGCCTGGGAGTCCATTCGAAAATTGGAACAAATAGCTTAGGAAACACCACTTACAGTTGCGAACAACTTACACAGAACTGTGAGGAAAAGATTAACACGGAAATTAAGTGCTCAGGTATTAAGACCTTCTTGTCTCCTCAGG TTCCCGTACGCCTATCAGGGGTAGACGGCGTTAACTATGCTGGAagagttgaagtattttatCAGGGAAAGTGGGGCAAGATATGCCGCGATGAATGGGATATCGATGATGTTAAAGTTGTTTGCAGACAGCTTGGCTTTCAAACTGCCCTGGCTGAATTCCTTGGAATGGATACCAAAGATGAGAACATTTCCGTTGCTATGTCAAATGTCGCTTGCACTGGGCAGGAATCCGTCTTGGCATCTTGTAAGCGAAGGGATGGAAACCATCGGTGTTTCAATAAGATAGGAGCTCAGGCATTTTGTGAACCTAGTAAGTGGAAAACAGCAAATGGTTAG
- the LOC136908215 gene encoding uncharacterized protein: protein MAYLPHERVASQEPPFTYVGVDCFGPFHVKCGRCLEKRYGVLFTCLTIRAVHVEIAHSLDTSSFINALRRFIARRGVPQEIRSDNGANFTSADKELRQAIGKWNQEMIKVFLQQKEILWVLNPPTASHMGGVWERMIRSVRKIFNAVLKEQNLTEESLVTLMCEVEAILNSRPLTKVSDDPNDLQALTPNHLLLLRAGPSFPPGMFSREDQYSNKRWKQVQYLSDVFWKRWTREYLSLLQERMKWRSFRRNLTVGDIVLVVDDSSPRCVWPLGRVLEVFPNKHDGCVRVARVKTKSGPFLRPINKLCLLEFAR from the coding sequence ATGGCGTACCTACCCCACGAGAGAGTTGCTTCTCAAGAACCACCATTTACGTACGTTGGCGTGGACTGCTTTGGGCCGTTTCACGTTAAGTGCGGTCGCTGTTTGGAGAAACGTTACGGAGTGCTTTTCACCTGCTTAACAATTAGAGCTGTTCATGTTGAAATCGCCCACAGCTTAGACACCAGTTCCTTTATAAACGCTCTTCGTAGATTTATAGCTAGAAGAGGTGTACCTCAGGAAATCAGATCTGACAATGGAGCCAATTTTACGAGCGCAGACAAAGAACTCAGGCAGGCGATTGGAAAATGGAATCAGGAGATGATTAAAGTGTTCCTGCAACAAAAGGAGATCCTCTGGGTCCTTAATCCTCCAACGGCTTCGCATATGGGAGGTGTATGGGAAAGAATGATTAGATCGGTACGCAAAATTTTCAACGCTGTCTTAAAGGAGCAGAATCTCACTGAAGAAAGCCTGGTCACATTGATGTGCGAGGTGGAGGCGATACTTAACAGTAGGCCTCTCACAAAAGTTTCTGATGATCCAAACGACTTACAAGCCTTGACGCCAAACCATCTGCTTCTTTTGCGCGCTGGTCCCAGTTTTCCTCCTGGAATGTTTTCGAGAGAAGATCAATACAGCAATAAGCGATGGAAACAAGTGCAGTACCTTTCAGATGTTTTCTGGAAAAGGTGGACCAGAGAATATCTGTCTTTGTTGCAAGAGCGAATGAAGTGGCGAAGCTTTCGTCGCAATCTTACTGTCGGAGATATTGTTTTGGTTGTAGATGACTCGTCGCCAAGATGTGTTTGGCCACTCGGAAGAGTTTTGGAGGTATTCCCGAACAAGCACGATGGATGTGTGCGAGTTGCAAGAGTGAAAACCAAGTCAGGACCTTTTCTGAGACCGATCAACAAATTGTGTTTATTAGAGTTTGCGAGATGA
- the LOC136908213 gene encoding uncharacterized protein, translating to MDGHYEVAIPWKLHPPDLPNNRPLAEHSLRLLRRRLVKDPERYSRYSAFMSDLLVKGYAKRVPEDRRSRDDGKVWYLPPHSVVHPRKPEKVRVVFDCAARYRGTSLNERVVRGPDLTNKLVGVLLRFREEPFALMADIEAMYHQIKVHLDEVDALRFLWYPDSD from the coding sequence ATGGACGGCCATTATGAGGTTGCCATACCCTGGAAACTTCATCCTCCAGATCTTCCAAATAACAGGCCATTAGCCGAGCATAGTTTGAGGTTGTTGCGAAGAAGACTCGTCAAAGATCCTGAGCGGTATTCAAGATATTCTGCATTTATGTCAGACCTTCTTGTCAAGGGATATGCCAAACGCGTCCCGGAAGATCGTCGTAGTCGAGATGATGGTAAGGTCTGGTATCTTCCTCCCCACTCTGTTGTGCATCCAAGGAAACCAGAGAAGGTGcgtgttgtctttgattgtgcTGCACGTTATCGTGGTACATCGCTAAACGAGAGAGTCGTGAGAGGTCCAGATTTGACAAACAAGCTCGTTGGAGTTTTGTTGAGATTTCGCGAAGAACCGTTTGCCTTAATGGCAGATATAGAAGCTATGTATCATCAGATCAAGGTCCACCTAGATGAAGTTGACGCTTTACGCTTCTTGTGGTATCCCGATTCCGACTAA
- the LOC136908214 gene encoding uncharacterized protein: MSVHLFGGVWSASCANFGLLRTARDNDSEFHPSVSSTVTKNFYVDDCLKSVKSQDEAIDLVNELQRLLRRGGFNLTKWICNSRAVLEKIPQSDRAKKVKDLDLSHDVLPVERALGVHWNVERDEFVFKIQVKDKPLTRRGLLSIVSSIYDPLGFTAPFVLPAKIVLQDLCRRKMNWDDAILSDCLPSVQRWLEELPALEQFSVRRCYKPEKFGEIASIQIHHFSDASELGYGTFSYLRLTSEDARTDSTSVLRYIRNNDKRFHTFVSNRLTVVHDGSLVDQWRHVDSKRNPSDVTTRGLSAKALPSDERWKQGPQFLWLEESSWPRFPASLETSSQDDLEIKEHKRVYSVQLENLAQPHDKVFAYYSSWYKLQRSVAYLLRYKAWLLNKVRSKFGQLIAQVPSGKVTLTEMKNAEREILKILP, translated from the exons ATGTCCGTTCACCTGTTTGGCGGAGTGTGGTCAGCTAGTTGTGCAAATTTTGGGCTTCTGAGGACGGCGAGAGACAATGATAGTGAATTCCATCCGTCAGTTAGCAGTACAGTCACAAAGAACTTTTACGTTGACGATTGTCTTAAGTCAGTCAAATCCCAAGATGAAGCCATTGATCTAGTTAACGAGTTGCAAAGATTGTTGCGACGTGGAGGCTTTAACCTCACAAAGTGGATCTGCAACTCTAGGGCAGTGCTTGAGAAGATTCCTCAATCAGATCGAGCCAAGAAGGTAAAAGATTTGGATCTTAGTCATGATGTTCTTCCTGTCGAAAGGGCCCTTGGAGTGCATTGGAACGTGGAACGCGacgagtttgttttcaaaatccAGGTTAAAGACAAGCCACTAACGCGTCGTGGTCTGCTGAGTATTGTATCGTCGATATACGATCCACTAGGCTTCACAGCGCCTTTCGTATTACCAGCAAAGATTGTCCTTCAAGATCTATGTCGCAGAAAGATGAACTGGGACGACGCTATTCTAAGTGACTGCTTACCTTCAGTGCAGCGTTGGCTCGAAGAATTGCCAGCCTTGGAGCAGTTTTCCGTCCGTCGCTGTTACAAGCCGGAGAAGTTTGGAGAAATCGCTAGCATTCAAATACATCACTTTTCAGATGCCTCAGAGCTTGGTTATGGGACTTTCTCGTATCTGAGACTTACCAGTGAAGACGCGCGC ACAGATAGCACGTCCGTCCTTCGTTACATTCGCAATAATGACAAGCGCTTTCACACGTTCGTCTCGAACAGGCTAACAGTGGTTCACGATGGTTCATTGGTCGATCAATGGAGGCACGTGGACAGCAAGCGTAACCCCTCAGATGTAACCACTCGAGGATTATCTGCGAAGGCCCTGCCTAGTGATGAAAGGTGGAAGCAAGGTCCACAGTTTCTCTGGCTTGAAGAAAGTTCGTGGCCCAGATTTCCTGCCTCCCTGGAAACAAGTTCTCAGGATGACCTTGAGATTAAGGAGCACAAACGTGTTTACTCTGTGCAGCTAGAGAACCTTGCGCAGCCTCATGACAAAGTGTTTGCCTATTATTCCTCCTGGTATAAGCTTCAAAGGTCTGTGGCTTATTTGTTGCGTTACAAAGCTTGGTTGTTAAACAAAGTTCGCAGCAAGTTTGGTCAACTAATTGCTCAGGTACCGTCTGGAAAGGTCACTCTCACTGAGATGAAGAATGCGGAAAGAGAAATTCTGAAAATTCTTCCCTAA